The following coding sequences are from one Vicugna pacos chromosome 11, VicPac4, whole genome shotgun sequence window:
- the ATAD1 gene encoding outer mitochondrial transmembrane helix translocase, producing MVHAEAFSRPLSRNEVVGLIFRLTIFGAVTYFTIKWMVDAIDPTRKQKVEAQKQAEKLMKQIGVKNVKLSEYEMSIAAHLVDPLNMHVTWSDIAGLDDVITDLKDTVILPIKKKHLFENSRLLQPPKGVLLYGPPGCGKTLIAKATAKEAGCRFINLQPSTLTDKWYGESQKLAAAVFSLAIKLQPSIIFIDEIDSFLRNRSSSDHEATAMMKAQFMSLWDGLDTDHSCQVIVMGATNRPQDLDSAIMRRMPTRFHINQPALKQREAILKLILKNENVDRHVDLLEVAQETDGFSGSDLKEMCRDAALLCVREYVNSTSEESHDEDEIRPVQQQDLHRAIEKMKKSKDAAFQNVLTHVCLD from the exons ATGGTACATGCTGAAGCCTTTTCTCGTCCCTTGAGTCGGAATGAAGTTGTTGGTTTAATTTTCCGTTTGACAATATTTGGTGCAGTAACATACTTTACAATCAAATGGATGGTAGATGCAATTGATCCAACCAGAAAGCAAAAAGTAGAAGCTCAGAAACAG gcAGAAAAATTAATGAAGCAAATTGGTGTGAAAAATGTGAAGCTTTCAGAGTATGAAATGAGTATTGCTGCTCATCTAGTAGACCCTCTTAACATGCAT GTTACTTGGAGTGATATAGCAGGTTTAGATGATGTCATTACAGATCTGAAAGACACAGTCATCTTACCTATCAAAAAGAAGCATTTGTTTGAAAATTCCAGGCTTCTGCAGCCTCCAAAAG GTGTTCTTCTCTATGGACCTCCAGGCTGTGGTAAAACATTGATTGCCAAGGCTACAGCCAAAGAAGCAGGTTGTCGGTTTATTAACCTTCAGCCTTCAACACTGACTGATAAGTGGTATGGAGAATCTCAGAAACTGGCTGCTGCTGTTTTCTCCCTTGCCATAAAGCTACAGCCTTCCATCATCTTCATAGATGAAATAG ACTCCTTTCTACGAAACCGTTCCAGTTCTGATCATGAAGCTACAGCCATGATGAAAGCTCAGTTTATGAGTCTCTGGGATGGATTGGATACTGATCATAGCTGCCAG gtcaTAGTGATGGGAGCTACTAATCGTCCTCAGGATCTTGACTCTGCTATAATGAGAAGAATGCCTACGAGGTTTCATATCAACCAGCCT GCTCTAAAACAAAGAGAGGCAATCCTGAAACTcatcttgaaaaatgaaaat gTGGATAGACATGTGGACCTGCTAGAAGTTGCCCAGGAAACTGATGGGTTTTCAGGAAGTGACCTAAAAGAGATGTGTCGAGACGCTGCCctcctctgtgtcagggaatATGTTAATTCTACTTCAGAAGAAAG cCATGATGAAGATGAAATTCGACCTGTGCAACAACAGGACCTCCATCG